A DNA window from Clostridia bacterium contains the following coding sequences:
- the trpS gene encoding tryptophan--tRNA ligase — protein MSENKIVYSALKPTGDLQLGNYIGALKNMVRLQEENDCIYTVADMHSITVDCVPQDLRRRTYDFMALFMAIGLDPEKSILFVQSQVPQHAELAWVLNCYTQFGEARRMTQFKDKSAKNPENVNVGLFAYPTLMAADILLYQADYVPIGKDQKQHLELARTIAERFNNRYSPTFVVPEGIFNTHGAKIQNLLDPTAKMGKTDDNAGGVVFLLDDKDTIMRKFKRAVTDCGCEITACADKPGITNLLTIYSVMSGMSIKEAEKHFVGANYAAFKEEVGQAVVDHLAPIQEKYKALVGNKGELERIMKEGAQKASYLANKTLSKVYRKVGFVQPK, from the coding sequence ATGAGCGAAAACAAAATCGTGTACAGCGCTTTGAAACCTACGGGCGACCTGCAACTTGGCAACTATATCGGCGCATTGAAGAACATGGTGAGATTGCAAGAGGAAAACGATTGCATCTATACGGTGGCGGATATGCACTCCATCACGGTGGACTGTGTGCCGCAAGACCTGAGGCGCCGCACCTACGACTTTATGGCCCTCTTTATGGCCATCGGGTTGGACCCCGAAAAGAGCATTCTCTTCGTGCAATCGCAAGTGCCCCAACACGCCGAACTGGCCTGGGTGCTGAACTGCTACACGCAATTCGGCGAGGCACGGCGCATGACGCAATTCAAAGACAAGAGCGCCAAAAATCCCGAAAACGTCAACGTGGGTCTGTTCGCCTACCCTACCTTGATGGCGGCGGACATTCTCCTCTATCAGGCCGACTACGTGCCTATCGGGAAAGACCAAAAACAGCACCTCGAATTGGCGCGTACCATAGCGGAACGATTCAATAATCGCTACTCGCCCACCTTCGTGGTGCCCGAGGGGATCTTCAATACGCACGGCGCGAAGATACAAAACCTCTTGGATCCTACGGCCAAAATGGGCAAAACGGACGACAACGCGGGGGGCGTGGTGTTCCTCTTGGACGACAAGGATACCATTATGCGCAAATTCAAGCGTGCGGTCACGGACTGCGGCTGTGAAATCACCGCGTGCGCCGATAAGCCCGGCATCACGAACCTCTTGACCATCTACTCGGTGATGAGCGGCATGAGCATAAAAGAGGCCGAAAAGCACTTCGTGGGCGCAAACTACGCCGCTTTCAAAGAGGAAGTGGGACAGGCCGTGGTGGATCACCTCGCGCCCATACAAGAGAAATACAAGGCGCTCGTGGGCAACAAGGGCGAATTGGAACGCATCATGAAGGAAGGGGCGCAAAAAGCCTCGTATTTGGCCAACAAGACTTTGTCTAAGGTGTACCGCAAAGTGGGCTTCGTGCAACCCAAATAG
- the prfA gene encoding peptide chain release factor 1, which translates to MFEKLKALKERYDELTNLMADPKVIADRALWQKYVKEHSALSEIVEKYLLYLAAEKAHEECKEIIAAGEDQELVALAKEEMGERQAEMEKLTEELKVLLLPKDPNDDKNVIMEIRAGTGGEEASLFGADLLRMYMRFAERQRWKVEEIDMNYTDLGGVKECVFMISGKGAYSKLKYESGAHRVQRVPETESQGRIHTSAATVAVLPEAEDVDVELNMNDIKVDTYRAGGAGGQYVNRTDSAVRMTHIPTGIVVTCQDEKSQLKNKEKALKVLKSRLYDYYQSQADAEYALSRKSQVGSGDRSERIRTYNFPQGRVTDHRINMTIYNLEGFLDGDMTQIIEALRLADQNSKLTGEDK; encoded by the coding sequence ATGTTTGAAAAATTGAAGGCATTGAAAGAGCGCTACGACGAATTGACCAATTTGATGGCCGATCCGAAGGTCATTGCCGACCGCGCGCTGTGGCAAAAGTACGTGAAGGAGCACTCCGCCCTATCCGAAATCGTGGAGAAATACCTACTGTACCTCGCAGCCGAAAAAGCGCACGAAGAATGCAAGGAGATCATCGCCGCGGGCGAAGACCAGGAATTGGTGGCCCTCGCCAAAGAGGAGATGGGCGAACGCCAAGCGGAGATGGAAAAGTTGACGGAAGAACTGAAAGTGCTCCTCTTGCCGAAAGACCCCAACGACGACAAAAACGTCATCATGGAGATCCGCGCGGGCACGGGCGGTGAAGAAGCCAGCCTGTTCGGCGCGGACCTACTGCGTATGTATATGCGTTTCGCCGAGCGCCAACGCTGGAAGGTGGAAGAGATAGACATGAACTACACCGATCTGGGCGGCGTGAAAGAGTGCGTCTTTATGATAAGCGGCAAGGGCGCGTACAGTAAATTGAAGTACGAATCGGGCGCACACCGCGTGCAACGCGTGCCCGAGACCGAATCACAGGGGCGCATTCACACCTCGGCGGCCACGGTGGCCGTGCTGCCCGAAGCCGAGGACGTGGACGTGGAATTGAATATGAACGATATCAAGGTGGACACCTACCGTGCGGGCGGTGCGGGCGGACAATACGTCAACCGTACGGACAGCGCCGTGAGAATGACGCATATCCCCACGGGTATCGTGGTGACCTGCCAAGACGAGAAATCGCAACTGAAAAACAAGGAAAAGGCGCTGAAAGTGCTGAAAAGCCGTCTGTACGACTACTACCAAAGCCAAGCGGACGCCGAGTATGCATTGAGCCGCAAGTCGCAGGTCGGCTCGGGCGACAGAAGCGAGCGCATACGCACCTACAACTTCCCGCAAGGGCGTGTGACCGACCACAGAATCAATATGACCATCTATAACCTCGAAGGTTTTTTGGACGGCGATATGACGCAGATCATCGAAGCCCTGCGCCTGGCCGACCAAAACAGCAAACTGACGGGGGAAGACAAATAA
- the prmC gene encoding peptide chain release factor N(5)-glutamine methyltransferase, with the protein MAKKRKCVSKIGGQAVLEGVMMRGVTAYATAVRNPSGDIVVESERLHDDKAWWKKVPVLRGFLNFFGMMGIGVKIIMRSAEVYGEGFEEEGPSRFEKWLSKNLHVDVMTIAMVVGVVLGVGLAVALFMLLPNIIAGAITGAVGKSVMGDRNAFNAIFDNPSVGMLITNLIEGFVRILLFVAYIWATSIMKDIRRLYMYHGAEHKTIACFEHGLPLTVENARTMSKHHDRCGTNFMVIVMIVSILLFSLVESVLGLCGWSAESVTSSRVLVRLIYLAIRLALLPFVAGFAYELLKFLAKFDNLFVKILKAPGMAMQLLTTREPDDSMLEVAIKAFTTVQELDEKPDMATTSFEVKKSYERCRHEVEGILEKSADKEVLADWIFVEVTGVKRSLLPTVSTISETAYKKAVAYAKRVAAGEPLQYVVGTADFYGYTFKVDERVLIPRPETEQVTEKALTYARKDGKVLDMCTGSGAIAIVIAAKTGAKVTAADVSADALEVAKQNAKDIGVDVNFVLSDVYQNVEGKFDLIVANPPYISKAEMKDLPQCVKKEPSLALDGGEDGLDLYRRIVEGAPLEEGGVMVLEIGATQGEAVKALLQKRFHEVEIWQDYNGLDRIAVAK; encoded by the coding sequence ATGGCAAAAAAAAGAAAATGCGTAAGTAAAATAGGCGGCCAGGCCGTGCTGGAAGGCGTGATGATGCGCGGCGTGACCGCGTACGCCACCGCCGTCCGAAATCCGTCGGGCGATATCGTGGTGGAAAGCGAGCGCTTGCACGACGATAAGGCTTGGTGGAAGAAAGTGCCCGTTTTGCGCGGTTTCCTGAATTTCTTCGGAATGATGGGCATAGGCGTGAAAATCATTATGCGTTCGGCCGAAGTGTACGGCGAGGGATTCGAGGAAGAAGGCCCCTCGCGCTTTGAGAAATGGCTGAGCAAAAACCTGCACGTGGACGTGATGACCATCGCCATGGTGGTGGGCGTCGTGTTGGGCGTGGGGTTGGCCGTGGCCTTGTTTATGCTGCTGCCCAACATCATAGCGGGCGCGATTACGGGCGCCGTCGGCAAGAGCGTGATGGGCGACAGAAACGCCTTTAACGCCATCTTTGACAACCCGAGCGTGGGAATGCTGATCACCAACCTCATCGAGGGCTTCGTGCGTATTCTTCTTTTCGTGGCGTACATTTGGGCGACCTCGATAATGAAAGATATACGCCGACTGTATATGTACCACGGCGCCGAGCACAAGACCATCGCCTGCTTCGAGCACGGGTTGCCCCTCACGGTGGAAAACGCGCGCACGATGAGCAAGCACCACGACCGCTGCGGCACCAACTTCATGGTGATCGTGATGATCGTGTCCATCCTTTTGTTCTCCTTGGTGGAGAGCGTGCTGGGCCTCTGCGGTTGGTCGGCGGAGTCGGTGACGAGTAGCCGCGTGCTGGTGCGGTTGATCTACCTCGCCATACGACTTGCCCTCTTGCCCTTCGTGGCGGGATTTGCCTACGAATTGCTGAAATTCCTGGCGAAATTCGACAACCTATTCGTGAAAATATTGAAAGCGCCGGGTATGGCTATGCAACTATTGACCACGCGCGAACCCGACGACAGTATGCTGGAAGTGGCCATCAAGGCCTTCACTACCGTGCAGGAGTTGGACGAGAAGCCCGATATGGCGACGACCTCGTTCGAGGTGAAGAAGTCCTACGAGCGGTGTCGCCACGAGGTGGAGGGCATATTGGAAAAGAGCGCGGACAAGGAAGTGCTGGCGGATTGGATATTCGTGGAAGTGACGGGCGTAAAGAGAAGCCTGTTGCCCACCGTGTCCACCATAAGCGAAACCGCGTACAAAAAAGCCGTGGCCTACGCCAAGCGCGTGGCGGCGGGCGAACCCCTGCAATACGTGGTGGGGACGGCGGACTTCTACGGCTATACCTTCAAGGTGGACGAGCGCGTGCTGATACCCCGCCCCGAAACCGAGCAGGTGACCGAAAAAGCCCTGACGTACGCAAGGAAAGACGGCAAAGTGCTGGATATGTGCACGGGCTCGGGCGCTATCGCCATCGTCATCGCCGCCAAGACGGGCGCGAAAGTGACCGCCGCGGACGTGAGCGCGGACGCTTTGGAAGTGGCCAAGCAAAACGCAAAGGATATAGGCGTGGACGTGAATTTCGTGCTGTCGGACGTCTACCAAAACGTAGAGGGAAAATTCGACCTCATCGTCGCAAACCCGCCCTATATCAGCAAGGCCGAGATGAAAGACCTGCCGCAATGCGTGAAGAAAGAGCCGTCACTTGCCTTGGACGGCGGCGAGGACGGACTGGACCTGTACCGCCGCATCGTAGAGGGCGCACCCCTCGAGGAAGGGGGCGTGATGGTGCTGGAAATAGGCGCGACGCAAGGCGAGGCCGTGAAAGCCCTGCTGCAAAAACGATTCCACGAAGTGGAGATATGGCAAGACTACAACGGACTGGACCGCATAGCCGTGGCAAAATAG